From the Nocardiopsis changdeensis genome, one window contains:
- a CDS encoding serine hydrolase, giving the protein MPRRLPADLPPFPRGLSTLLVAALALLLAVSPSAPSGVLPEAAPALARAVPAGGVRPQALLPLVTAPATGGAVLTPERYEELDARVARTIADSGARAGIAVQDLRTGATFSHGAQEGFATASVAKLMITAMLVLHARDEGRELTAVERSQVEAMIRYSDNDVANGLYERIGYNPGFAEGAERLGFTGTEPHPNGVWGGTLTTPADQIRLLRALYTEEGPLTADECAHIRGLMETVAPEQAWGVSAAAGPGDVVGLKNGWTPRESDGGRWLVNSVGYVAGPDRQYLIAVMSEGSRDYTSGVALTEELVTAVTSALEDPPGGHPAGRPGR; this is encoded by the coding sequence GTGCCCCGGCGCCTCCCCGCCGACCTCCCCCCGTTCCCCCGCGGCCTGAGCACCCTCCTGGTGGCCGCCCTCGCCCTCCTCCTGGCCGTGTCCCCGTCCGCTCCCTCCGGGGTCCTGCCCGAGGCGGCCCCGGCGCTCGCGCGCGCGGTGCCGGCCGGGGGCGTGCGGCCGCAGGCCCTCCTCCCGCTCGTGACCGCGCCCGCCACCGGCGGGGCCGTGCTCACCCCGGAGCGGTACGAGGAGCTGGACGCCCGCGTGGCGCGGACCATCGCCGACAGCGGGGCCCGCGCCGGGATCGCCGTCCAGGACCTGCGCACCGGCGCGACGTTCAGCCACGGCGCCCAGGAGGGCTTCGCCACCGCGAGCGTGGCCAAGCTGATGATCACCGCCATGCTGGTGCTGCACGCCCGGGACGAGGGGCGCGAGCTCACCGCGGTCGAGCGGTCCCAGGTCGAGGCCATGATCCGCTACAGCGACAACGACGTCGCCAACGGGCTCTACGAGAGGATCGGCTACAACCCGGGCTTCGCCGAGGGGGCCGAGCGGCTCGGGTTCACCGGGACCGAGCCCCACCCGAACGGCGTGTGGGGCGGTACCCTGACCACGCCCGCCGACCAGATCCGGCTGCTGCGCGCCCTGTACACCGAGGAGGGGCCGCTCACCGCCGACGAGTGCGCCCACATCCGCGGCCTGATGGAGACGGTCGCCCCGGAACAGGCCTGGGGCGTGTCCGCCGCGGCCGGACCCGGGGACGTCGTGGGCCTGAAGAACGGCTGGACGCCCCGCGAGTCCGACGGCGGCCGCTGGCTGGTCAACAGCGTCGGCTACGTGGCCGGGCCCGACCGCCAGTACCTCATCGCGGTCATGTCCGAGGGCAGCCGCGACTACACCTCGGGCGTCGCCCTGACCGAGGAGCTGGTCACCGCGGTCACCTCGGCCCTGGAGGACCCGCCGGGCGGACACCCGGCGGGCCGACCGGGTCGCTAG
- a CDS encoding DUF397 domain-containing protein, whose protein sequence is MTPYNGINATELTEAAWQKAKRSNSQGACVEMARLADGSIAVRNSRFPAGPALVYTQEEIDCLILGAKDGDFDNLLG, encoded by the coding sequence ATGACCCCGTACAACGGCATCAACGCGACCGAGCTGACCGAGGCCGCCTGGCAGAAGGCCAAGCGCAGCAACTCCCAGGGCGCCTGCGTCGAGATGGCCCGCCTGGCCGACGGCTCCATCGCCGTCCGCAATTCCCGTTTCCCGGCCGGCCCGGCCCTGGTCTACACCCAGGAGGAGATCGACTGCCTCATCCTGGGCGCCAAGGACGGGGACTTCGACAACCTGTTGGGCTGA
- a CDS encoding potassium channel family protein produces MPQQTKLRDKRILVIGLGRFGSSLALELVNHGWEVLGVDSNPRLVQAYADALTHTVIADATDDEALRQVGAPQFQRAVVAIGTHLEESILATSQLVDMGVPDIWAKAISRRHGRILEQVGAHHVVLPEHDMGERVAHLVSGRMLDYVELEEGFSLGKTKAPKELLGKPLRETKVRQKYGITVVSVKRLHSAFTYATEETVLQKGDVIVVAGRTDDVERFAEVT; encoded by the coding sequence ATGCCCCAACAGACGAAACTCAGGGACAAGCGCATTCTGGTCATCGGGCTGGGCCGCTTCGGCAGCTCCCTCGCACTGGAACTGGTCAACCACGGCTGGGAGGTGCTGGGCGTCGACTCCAACCCCCGCCTCGTCCAGGCCTACGCCGACGCCCTGACCCACACCGTGATCGCCGACGCCACCGACGACGAGGCGCTGCGGCAGGTCGGCGCGCCCCAGTTCCAGCGCGCGGTGGTGGCCATCGGCACCCACCTGGAGGAGAGCATCCTGGCCACGTCGCAGCTCGTCGACATGGGCGTGCCCGACATCTGGGCCAAGGCGATCAGCAGGCGGCACGGCCGCATCCTCGAACAGGTGGGGGCCCACCACGTGGTCCTGCCCGAGCACGACATGGGCGAGCGCGTCGCCCACCTGGTGTCGGGCCGCATGCTGGACTACGTGGAGCTCGAGGAGGGGTTCTCCCTGGGCAAGACGAAGGCGCCCAAGGAGCTGCTGGGCAAGCCGCTGCGCGAGACGAAGGTGCGCCAGAAGTACGGGATCACGGTGGTGTCCGTGAAGCGCCTCCACTCGGCCTTCACCTACGCCACCGAGGAGACCGTGCTGCAGAAGGGCGACGTGATCGTGGTGGCCGGGCGGACCGACGACGTGGAGCGCTTCGCCGAGGTCACCTGA
- a CDS encoding TrkH family potassium uptake protein: MRQALRAFTTRMSRSAAALRDIRVRLTPRRRHTGFDSGPVHHRKTAWGKPARAFVLIFFVVDLLGTLLLMTPLAATGEPLTFTEALFTATSALAVCGLSVIDIGDQLSFFGHLVILVMIQTGGLGIMTLASLMGVAIIHRFSLRMELNVQAENRALAVGDVRGIATRVLKVSLILEGAVLALVLPRMWLGYDMTFWEALYSGVFHSVSAFNNAGLSLYGDSLIRFSGDAFILFPLAFAVILGGVGFPVLIELRRRYRTPQAWSLHTKITITTSAALFLITIVLVTAMEWNNPLTLGRLDWWAKITDGVFHGVMPRSGGFNVTDTGSMYDSTLLLTAMMMFVGNGSAGTAGGIKVATLAVLFLVVWSEIRAHDRVHVFGRRLAPEVIRQALSLTFLSMTVVAVSTVILLHTTPFGFMDTLFEVVSAVGVVGLSTGITPQLDPWAQTFVTLLMAAGRIGPVTFATAIAFRERKRRYDLAEARPIIG; encoded by the coding sequence CGTGCGGCTGACTCCGCGCCGGCGCCACACCGGCTTCGACAGCGGGCCCGTCCACCACCGCAAGACCGCCTGGGGCAAGCCCGCCCGGGCCTTCGTCCTGATCTTCTTCGTCGTGGACCTGCTCGGGACGCTCCTGCTCATGACCCCGCTCGCGGCCACGGGCGAGCCCCTCACCTTCACCGAGGCCCTGTTCACCGCGACGTCCGCCCTGGCCGTGTGCGGCCTGAGCGTCATCGACATCGGCGACCAGCTCTCGTTCTTCGGCCACCTCGTCATCCTCGTGATGATCCAGACCGGCGGGCTGGGGATCATGACCCTGGCCTCGCTGATGGGCGTGGCCATCATCCACCGGTTCAGCCTGCGCATGGAGCTGAACGTGCAGGCGGAGAACCGGGCCCTGGCGGTCGGGGACGTCCGGGGCATCGCGACCCGGGTGCTGAAGGTGAGCCTGATCCTGGAAGGCGCCGTCCTGGCGCTCGTCCTCCCGAGGATGTGGCTCGGCTACGACATGACCTTCTGGGAGGCCCTCTACTCGGGCGTCTTCCACTCGGTCTCGGCCTTCAACAACGCCGGGCTGTCCCTGTACGGGGACAGCCTGATCCGCTTCTCCGGGGACGCGTTCATCCTGTTCCCCCTCGCCTTCGCGGTCATCCTCGGCGGCGTCGGGTTCCCCGTGCTGATCGAGCTGCGCCGCCGCTACCGGACCCCGCAGGCCTGGAGCCTGCACACCAAGATCACCATCACCACCAGCGCGGCCCTCTTCCTCATCACCATCGTGCTGGTGACCGCCATGGAGTGGAACAACCCGCTCACCCTGGGGCGTTTGGACTGGTGGGCCAAGATCACCGACGGGGTCTTCCACGGGGTGATGCCGCGCAGCGGCGGGTTCAACGTCACGGACACCGGTTCGATGTACGACTCGACCCTGCTGCTCACCGCCATGATGATGTTCGTGGGCAACGGCAGCGCCGGGACCGCCGGCGGGATCAAGGTCGCCACCCTGGCCGTCCTCTTCCTGGTGGTGTGGTCCGAGATCCGGGCGCACGACCGGGTCCACGTGTTCGGCCGCCGGCTGGCGCCTGAAGTCATCCGGCAGGCGCTGAGCCTGACGTTCCTGTCGATGACCGTGGTCGCGGTGAGCACGGTGATCCTCCTGCACACCACACCCTTCGGCTTCATGGACACCCTCTTCGAGGTCGTGTCGGCCGTCGGGGTGGTCGGGCTCTCCACGGGGATCACGCCGCAGCTGGACCCCTGGGCCCAGACCTTCGTCACCCTCCTCATGGCCGCGGGCCGCATCGGCCCGGTCACCTTCGCCACGGCGATCGCCTTCCGCGAACGCAAGCGCCGCTACGATCTCGCCGAGGCCCGCCCGATCATCGGCTGA
- a CDS encoding energy-coupling factor transporter transmembrane component T family protein gives MNTLGLYIPGDGLLYRLSAGTKLAGLLAVCVAVIALAHPWVSVGLLAGAVLLYPAVGLPFRRVLGVLRGLWPFLLAIGLFQAVFGDPLTAVRLCSQLLGLVVLANAVTLTTRVREMLDLFERLAQPLARFGVAPERVALVLALTIRSIPMVAAAWRAAVEGYRARGLSGRPYLLVTPLIVQLFRMAEATGEALVARGIDEDAGA, from the coding sequence GTGAACACGCTCGGCCTCTACATCCCCGGCGACGGCCTGCTGTACCGGTTGAGCGCGGGCACCAAGCTCGCCGGGCTGCTCGCCGTCTGCGTCGCGGTCATCGCCCTGGCGCACCCGTGGGTGTCGGTGGGGCTCCTGGCGGGCGCGGTCCTGCTGTACCCCGCGGTGGGGCTGCCCTTTCGGCGGGTCCTCGGGGTGCTGCGCGGACTGTGGCCGTTCCTGCTGGCGATCGGGCTGTTCCAGGCGGTCTTCGGCGACCCCCTGACCGCGGTCCGGCTGTGCTCCCAGCTGCTGGGGCTGGTGGTGCTGGCCAACGCGGTCACCCTCACCACCCGGGTCCGCGAGATGCTCGACCTGTTCGAGCGCCTGGCCCAGCCGCTGGCCCGGTTCGGCGTCGCCCCCGAACGCGTGGCCCTGGTGCTGGCGCTGACGATCCGCTCCATCCCCATGGTCGCCGCCGCCTGGCGCGCCGCCGTCGAGGGCTACCGCGCCCGGGGCCTGTCGGGGCGCCCGTACCTGCTGGTCACCCCGCTGATCGTCCAGCTGTTCCGGATGGCCGAGGCCACGGGCGAGGCCCTGGTGGCCCGCGGCATCGACGAGGACGCCGGTGCCTGA
- a CDS encoding energy-coupling factor ABC transporter ATP-binding protein translates to MLRLEGVSHSYEARPVLRDITLDLAEHRIGVIGANGSGKSTLARTLNGLVVPDAGRVTLGEWDTRRHARHIRRRVGFVFSDAANQIIMPTVAEDVEIGLRSRRLGREETARRVDALLERYGLAGHRDHPGHLLSGGQKQLLALASVLATEPEILVCDEPTTLLDLRNTRMVHRVLDTLEQQVVLFTHDLDLLGSFDRVLVVDEGRIVFDGPPADAVDHYVKLMDDRLLDDR, encoded by the coding sequence ATGCTCCGCCTGGAGGGTGTCTCCCACTCCTACGAGGCGCGGCCGGTGCTGCGCGACATCACCCTGGACCTCGCCGAGCACCGCATCGGCGTGATCGGGGCGAACGGATCGGGCAAGTCCACGCTCGCCCGCACCCTCAACGGCCTCGTCGTCCCCGACGCAGGCCGGGTGACGCTGGGGGAGTGGGACACCCGGCGCCACGCCAGGCACATCCGCCGCAGGGTCGGGTTCGTCTTCTCCGACGCCGCCAACCAGATCATCATGCCCACGGTCGCCGAGGACGTGGAGATCGGGCTGCGCTCCCGCAGGCTGGGGCGCGAGGAGACGGCCCGGCGGGTCGACGCCCTGCTGGAGCGCTACGGCCTGGCCGGGCACCGCGACCACCCCGGCCACCTGCTCTCCGGCGGCCAGAAGCAGCTGCTGGCCCTGGCCTCGGTCCTGGCCACCGAACCCGAGATCCTCGTCTGCGACGAGCCCACCACCCTGCTCGACCTGCGCAACACCCGCATGGTCCACCGGGTGCTCGACACCCTGGAGCAGCAGGTCGTCCTGTTCACCCATGACCTCGACCTGCTCGGCTCCTTCGACCGGGTCCTGGTGGTCGACGAGGGCCGGATCGTCTTCGACGGCCCGCCCGCCGACGCCGTCGACCACTACGTGAAGCTCATGGACGACCGCCTCCTGGACGACCGGTGA
- a CDS encoding biotin transporter BioY, with the protein MPTTRTAGIRYRGLTARDLALIAVFAAFIAVLSISGQITVPLSPVPITLQTLGIMLAPALLGWKRGTLAVAVFLVLGLAGLPLFAGGAGGLGVLAGPSAGFIVSWIPAALVIGFLTDLMVRGGRYRFWAGLAVNVLGGVLVVYAVGVPWLGVAMGNDHLAALVAMVAYLPGDLAKAVIASLIAAAVYRAYPIPPAGRPVIEEAGTGDKGDGAARGEGA; encoded by the coding sequence ATGCCCACGACCCGGACCGCCGGCATCCGCTACCGCGGCCTCACCGCGCGCGACCTGGCGCTCATCGCCGTGTTCGCCGCGTTCATCGCCGTGCTCAGCATCTCCGGCCAGATCACCGTGCCGCTGTCCCCGGTGCCGATCACGCTCCAGACCCTGGGCATCATGCTGGCCCCCGCCCTGCTGGGGTGGAAGCGCGGCACCCTCGCCGTCGCGGTCTTCCTCGTCCTGGGCCTGGCGGGCCTGCCCCTGTTCGCGGGCGGCGCCGGCGGCCTGGGCGTCCTGGCCGGGCCCTCCGCCGGGTTCATCGTCAGCTGGATCCCGGCCGCCCTGGTCATCGGGTTCCTCACCGACCTCATGGTCCGCGGCGGCCGGTACCGGTTCTGGGCGGGCCTGGCCGTCAACGTCCTCGGCGGCGTCCTCGTCGTCTACGCCGTCGGCGTCCCCTGGCTGGGCGTCGCCATGGGCAACGACCACCTGGCCGCGCTGGTGGCCATGGTCGCCTACCTGCCCGGCGACCTGGCCAAGGCCGTTATCGCCTCCCTCATCGCCGCCGCCGTCTACCGCGCCTACCCGATCCCGCCCGCCGGGCGCCCGGTGATCGAGGAGGCCGGGACCGGGGACAAGGGGGACGGTGCGGCCAGGGGCGAGGGCGCCTGA
- the fabG gene encoding 3-oxoacyl-ACP reductase FabG has translation MSATPRVAIVTGAARGIGAATAERLAADGRAVAVLDLKESDAQEVVDRITAAGGTALAVGCDVADEDQVTAAVDTVAERLGAPSILVNNAGVLRDNLLFKMSASDWDTVMNVHLRGSFLMSRAAQAHMTAQNWGRIVNLSSSSALGNRGQANYSAAKAGLQGFTKTLAIELGKFGVTVNAVAPGFVETAMTRATAERIGISYDDMKKFKEAEIPVRRVGLPEDIANAVAFFASEDSGFVSGQVLYVAGGPLD, from the coding sequence ATGTCCGCAACGCCTCGTGTGGCCATTGTGACCGGAGCGGCCCGTGGTATCGGCGCCGCCACCGCCGAGCGCCTGGCGGCCGACGGCCGGGCCGTCGCCGTGCTGGATCTGAAGGAGTCCGACGCCCAGGAGGTCGTCGACCGCATCACCGCCGCCGGGGGCACCGCCCTGGCCGTCGGCTGCGACGTCGCCGACGAGGACCAGGTCACCGCGGCCGTCGACACCGTCGCCGAGCGCCTGGGCGCACCGTCGATCCTGGTGAACAACGCCGGTGTGCTGCGCGACAACCTGCTGTTCAAGATGTCCGCCTCGGACTGGGACACCGTCATGAACGTGCACCTGCGCGGCTCCTTCCTGATGAGCCGCGCCGCCCAGGCGCACATGACCGCGCAGAACTGGGGCCGGATCGTCAACCTGTCCAGCTCCTCGGCGCTGGGCAACCGCGGCCAGGCCAACTACTCCGCCGCCAAGGCGGGCCTGCAGGGCTTCACCAAGACCCTGGCGATCGAGCTGGGCAAGTTCGGTGTCACCGTCAACGCGGTCGCCCCGGGCTTCGTGGAGACCGCGATGACCCGCGCCACCGCCGAGCGGATCGGCATCTCCTACGACGACATGAAGAAGTTCAAGGAGGCGGAGATCCCGGTCCGGCGGGTGGGCCTGCCCGAGGACATCGCCAACGCGGTGGCCTTCTTCGCCTCCGAGGACTCCGGGTTCGTCTCCGGCCAGGTCCTCTACGTGGCCGGCGGCCCCCTCGACTAG
- a CDS encoding metal ABC transporter substrate-binding protein, which yields MRTILRTAALSAVALMTATACGGQGSPAGGEGPDPADADLTVVTGVYPLEWLAREVGGEGVAVVQLTEPGMEPHDLELTGRQIGELTEADLAFYVAGLQPAVDEAVEQEASDRALDVADVVELHPAGEGGHEHGDEEAHGHEEDAHGHEEDAHAEEEHSEEDAHAEEGAGGDGHDHGDLDPHFWLDVDLMSQVAGALGERLGELNPEAAAEYTANAEAVTAELEAIGQEYEDGLASCEHNEVVVGHTAFSYLTEHYGLEQVGISGVDPDSEPSPSQIAEIADFVEEHGVTTIFTEPLMPEETAQTIAGETGAAVEVLDPLEGVTDASPGDDYPSIMRGNLETLRTALACS from the coding sequence ATGCGTACGATCCTGCGAACCGCCGCCCTGTCCGCGGTGGCACTGATGACGGCCACCGCCTGCGGTGGCCAGGGTTCCCCCGCCGGCGGAGAGGGCCCCGACCCCGCCGACGCCGACCTGACCGTGGTCACCGGGGTCTATCCCCTGGAGTGGCTGGCCCGCGAGGTCGGCGGGGAAGGCGTGGCGGTGGTCCAGCTGACCGAACCCGGCATGGAGCCCCACGACCTGGAGCTGACCGGCCGCCAGATCGGCGAGCTCACCGAGGCCGACCTCGCGTTCTACGTGGCCGGCCTGCAGCCCGCGGTGGACGAGGCCGTCGAGCAGGAGGCGTCCGACCGCGCCCTGGACGTGGCCGACGTGGTCGAGCTGCACCCGGCCGGGGAGGGCGGGCACGAGCACGGGGACGAGGAGGCCCACGGGCACGAGGAGGACGCGCACGGGCACGAGGAGGACGCCCACGCCGAGGAGGAGCACTCCGAGGAGGACGCCCACGCCGAGGAGGGGGCCGGGGGCGACGGCCACGACCACGGCGACCTCGACCCGCACTTCTGGCTCGACGTGGACCTCATGTCCCAGGTCGCCGGCGCCCTGGGCGAGCGGCTGGGAGAGCTGAACCCCGAGGCCGCCGCCGAGTACACCGCCAACGCGGAGGCGGTGACCGCCGAACTGGAGGCGATCGGCCAGGAGTACGAGGACGGCCTGGCCTCCTGCGAGCACAACGAGGTCGTGGTGGGCCACACCGCCTTCTCGTACCTGACCGAGCACTACGGCCTGGAGCAGGTGGGCATCTCCGGGGTCGACCCCGACAGCGAGCCCTCCCCCAGCCAGATCGCGGAGATCGCCGACTTCGTCGAGGAGCACGGGGTCACCACGATCTTCACCGAGCCGCTCATGCCCGAGGAGACCGCCCAGACCATCGCCGGCGAGACCGGCGCGGCGGTCGAGGTGCTCGACCCGCTGGAGGGGGTCACCGACGCCTCCCCCGGCGACGACTACCCGTCGATCATGCGCGGGAACCTGGAGACGCTCCGGACCGCCCTGGCCTGCTCCTGA
- a CDS encoding helix-turn-helix domain-containing protein — protein MLLGQELRSRREQRGISREDAGARIRASASKISRMELGRVGFKLRDIEDLLKLYGTDRRTIKEMLEVAKESNKPGWWKDYGDSLHKWLTQYIGFEEAADQIRIYESQFVPGLLQTEEYAREIIFGGVDAPDTVAEQRLAARLKRQKRVETDEGMRMWVVLDEAAVRRPIGVGIRGLGVMRRQIEHLIRLSTEKDNITIQIIPFSVGAHAAEAGSFTLLRYSDYELADMVYLEQLHDGELNDRPNVVEAYTKAMTRLSVSAATPDESLEMLRSILADFTEADDDPDGEAAGLG, from the coding sequence ATGCTGCTCGGCCAGGAACTGCGCAGCCGACGCGAACAGCGTGGTATCAGCCGGGAGGACGCCGGGGCGCGGATTCGGGCTTCGGCGTCGAAGATCAGTCGCATGGAACTCGGCCGGGTCGGTTTCAAGCTGCGCGATATCGAGGACCTCCTGAAGTTGTACGGCACCGACCGCCGCACGATCAAGGAAATGCTCGAAGTCGCGAAGGAATCCAACAAGCCCGGATGGTGGAAGGACTACGGCGACTCCCTCCACAAGTGGCTGACCCAGTACATCGGGTTCGAGGAGGCCGCCGACCAGATCCGCATCTACGAGTCGCAATTCGTCCCGGGCCTGTTGCAGACGGAGGAGTACGCCCGCGAGATCATCTTCGGCGGCGTCGACGCCCCCGACACGGTCGCCGAGCAGCGGCTGGCGGCGCGGCTCAAGAGACAGAAGCGGGTCGAGACGGACGAGGGCATGCGCATGTGGGTGGTCCTCGACGAGGCGGCGGTCCGCCGCCCCATCGGCGTGGGCATCCGGGGCTTGGGCGTGATGCGCCGCCAGATCGAGCACCTGATCCGGCTCAGCACGGAGAAGGACAACATCACCATCCAGATCATCCCCTTCTCGGTGGGCGCGCACGCCGCCGAGGCGGGCTCGTTCACGCTGCTGCGCTACTCCGACTACGAGCTCGCCGACATGGTGTACCTGGAGCAGCTGCACGACGGCGAGCTCAACGACCGCCCGAACGTGGTCGAGGCCTACACCAAGGCGATGACCAGGCTGAGCGTCTCGGCGGCGACCCCCGACGAGAGCCTGGAGATGCTCCGGTCCATCCTCGCCGACTTCACCGAGGCCGACGACGACCCCGACGGTGAGGCGGCCGGCCTGGGCTGA
- a CDS encoding ATP-binding protein, whose amino-acid sequence MECAEAVMEPAGGWWLRVLTHGSRRWNTPLCGDRHDAVTWTFAPRPHSVSAAREISDALLREWGMGHLSPDVSVVVSELVTNAVRHGGPLVSTGPGGGGIQLSLMRSGREFICAVRDGGDRLPRRRRSDPTMEGGRGLALVSAFAREWGVIPTPPGGKFVWAQFV is encoded by the coding sequence ATGGAGTGTGCGGAGGCGGTCATGGAGCCCGCCGGAGGTTGGTGGCTCAGGGTCCTCACCCACGGCTCCCGGCGCTGGAACACACCCCTGTGCGGGGACCGGCACGACGCCGTCACGTGGACCTTCGCGCCGCGCCCCCACTCCGTGTCGGCCGCACGCGAGATTTCCGACGCCCTGCTCCGGGAATGGGGTATGGGGCACTTGTCCCCCGATGTCTCCGTGGTCGTTTCGGAATTGGTCACCAATGCGGTACGCCATGGCGGGCCGCTGGTCTCGACCGGTCCGGGCGGCGGGGGTATTCAACTCTCCCTGATGAGAAGCGGCCGTGAATTCATCTGCGCGGTTCGCGACGGCGGAGATCGGCTGCCGCGCAGAAGGAGGTCCGACCCGACCATGGAGGGTGGTCGGGGACTTGCCTTGGTGAGCGCCTTCGCGCGAGAGTGGGGTGTGATTCCCACTCCCCCCGGGGGAAAGTTCGTTTGGGCGCAATTCGTGTGA